The Rattus rattus isolate New Zealand chromosome X, Rrattus_CSIRO_v1, whole genome shotgun sequence genome has a window encoding:
- the LOC116888518 gene encoding melanoma-associated antigen B4-like, translated as MPRGQKSRARAREKRRQAKTESQELEGTQTMPSEQKGSSSSSAQASGDAVPSPSSDTLTKLFQGMSCTTTFSICIACKRVDPNAKSQRKKNVSSSMAQQSTSPKQDLLTRKTGMLMEYMLSKYKHKEPLLREEMLNVVTKSFKEQFPEILKKASNRMDMVFGLELKEIQPHGQAYELVSKLEFQDDGSGSSELGVPTRGILIPLLSVIYLNNYCAPEKEVWHFLNMLGVYDGVPHIIFGNARKLITEDLVQEEYLEYREVPDSDPPSYQFLWGSKAYAERSQVKVMEFLARINETDSSPSPSNHEESFKAKDKTQAEGTGQESTKSKAKKRSKAKSRPPTPTSEN; from the coding sequence ATGCCCAGGGGACAGAAGAGTAGGGCCCGAGCTCGTGAGAAGCGCCGCCAGGCCAAAACTGAGTCCCAGGAGCTTGAGGGTACTCAGACCATGCCATCAGAGCAAAAAGGgtcatcctcttcctctgctcAGGCCTCTGGAGATGCTGTCCCAAGTCCCTCTTCTGATACCCTTACCAAGTTGTTTCAAGGAATGTCTTGTACCACCACTTTCAGTATTTGCATTGCCTGCAAAAGGGTTGATCCAAATGCCAAGAGCCAACGGAAGAAAAATGTGAGTTCCTCTATGGCCCAGCAATCCACGAGCCCAAAGCAAGATCTTCTAACAAGGAAGACTGGGATGCTGATGGAGTACATGCTCAGCAAGTACAAACACAAGGAGCCCCTACTGAGGGAAGAAATGCTGAATGTTGTCACCAAAAGTTTCAAGGAGCAGTTCCCTGAGATCCTTAAGAAAGCCTCCAACCGCATGGATATGGTGTTTGGCCTTGAGTTGAAAGAAATCCAGCCCCATGGCCAAGCCTATGAGCTTGTCAGTAAGCTAGAATTCCAGGATGATGGAagtgggagcagtgagctgggtGTTCCTACTAGGGGCATTCTGATCCCCCTCCTAAGTGTGATCTACTTAAACAACTACTGTGCCCCGGAGAAGGAGGTCTGGCATTTCCTGAATATGTTAGGAGTCTATGATGGGGTCCCACACATCATCTTTGGGAATGCCAGGAAGCTCATCACTGAAGATCTAGTGCAGGAAGAGTACCTAGAATACCGTGAGGTTCCTGATAGTGACCCTCCGTCCTATCAGTTCCTGTGGGGTTCAAAAGCCTACGCTGAAAGGAGCCAAGTAAAGGTGATGGAGTTTTTGGCCCGCATCAATGAAActgactcctctccctccccatccaatCATGAAGAATCTTTTAAGGCAAAAGATAAAACCCAAGCTGAAGGTACAGGCCAGGAAAGCACGAAATCCAAGGCCAAGAAACGTTCTAAAGCCAAGTCCCGCCCGCCTACACCTACTAGTGAAAACTAA